AATATTGTGCGACACCATAATCACAGTACGGTCTTTCTTAATAAGATCTAAGCTTTTTTTGACCTGTTGACTGGCAATAGCGTCTAGGCTGGCCGTTGGTTCATCCAAAAACACAATAGGCGGATCCTTTAAGAACATCCTTGCTAGCGCAATACGTTGCTGCTGTCCACCTGATAGGGATTTTGCGGTACTCTCATAGCCTTTGGATAACGACATGATTTGCTCATGAATAGAGGCTTTTTTTGCTGCAATCACAATATCATCGTCACTAGCATTCATATCACCATAACGGATATTGTCGCCAATCGTACCTGAGAAAATATGATTGCTTTGTAGTACCAACCCGATATTTTGGCGAAGTTCATGAGTATCGCAGTCAGCTAAGTCATACCCATCGAGACAGATACTGCCAGCATCAGGTGCATAAAACTTTACCAATAGGCTAATAATCGTACTCTTTCCTGCACCGGAGAGGCCCACCAGTGCAGTAATACGATTGGGTTTGATGGTAAAGCTGACATCTTTTAGCGCTTGTGTGCCATTGGGATAAGTAAAATAAACGTTTTTAAGTTCGATGAGACCTTTTAAATCTTTACTGCTTCTGCCAGTGATGTTCTCAACTTGGCTTTCATCTTCTAAAATCTCAAAAAATCCTTCGGCATAGGTCAGCGCATTGTTGATTTGATCATAAATACGATGTAACTGTCGGATAGGAGCGGCGACGTTTTGGAATAGCATGACATGGAATAAAATCATCCCGATGGTCATTTGACCCTTTAATACAAAATAGGCGGTCAGTAAAATAATCACCACTACGCCGATTTGCTCAATAAAGGTCTTTACTGCATCATAAATAAAACCAATGCTACGAATACGCAGCTGATTGTCGGTCATCTCTTTTTGAATCTGTAAATGCTTCTCCGCCTCGATAGACTCGCGGA
The window above is part of the Psychrobacter cryohalolentis K5 genome. Proteins encoded here:
- a CDS encoding ABC transporter ATP-binding protein encodes the protein MPTSPQPRRVQLDKKPPVEKKERRALLWDILKKLAVFAKPYRLLIIATLILTVLGSFTAQVNAFVLRYAVDTLTEIATLADPWEAGVRMLTIISAVLLTKEILSIFISFGQRFFGEKIRINLSRDLSQKIIDRILTYRMAFYTSSENDSGKLQTRIDYGVSSLTSLVQNFFIDMLPLFASAIVSLIIMFSTNFWIGLVGLIIIPIYFFISQRQARRLQGFRRQMRGFREAKSGMVISLINSISVVKSFVRESIEAEKHLQIQKEMTDNQLRIRSIGFIYDAVKTFIEQIGVVVIILLTAYFVLKGQMTIGMILFHVMLFQNVAAPIRQLHRIYDQINNALTYAEGFFEILEDESQVENITGRSSKDLKGLIELKNVYFTYPNGTQALKDVSFTIKPNRITALVGLSGAGKSTIISLLVKFYAPDAGSICLDGYDLADCDTHELRQNIGLVLQSNHIFSGTIGDNIRYGDMNASDDDIVIAAKKASIHEQIMSLSKGYESTAKSLSGGQQQRIALARMFLKDPPIVFLDEPTASLDAIASQQVKKSLDLIKKDRTVIMVSHNIAQIIDADDLVVIEDGRVVETGTHEELYHKGGKYFEIFSAMSDSLNLDKISQTLNS